Proteins found in one Sphingomonas sp. SORGH_AS_0879 genomic segment:
- a CDS encoding M48 family metalloprotease, translated as MKRLIAAFTATILLWAQPAAAQSILRDAETESLFADMSAPMIKAAGLSPRDVKIVLINDDSINAFVAGGQIVYVHSGLLQAADNVNEVQGVVAHELGHIADGHVILSEQAMKPAMKMQLLSMVLGLAAVAMGGGAAGMGVMAAGQQAAMGQVLAFSRNQESAADAAGARYLTTSGVTGKGMLSFFKKLQNQQYRYGYVNIDPFAQTHPLSSTRIQALTDDLKASPAWNTPVDPKLQERFLRVKAKLFGYVSPPETTLQKYPDSDQSVYAHYARAYAYHKAAYPDKAEAEADALIAKDPHDPYFQEIQGQILLESGKPQEALAPLRAATMGSGQNALIATTFGHALIATEDKRNLPEAVKVLKVAVQRDEDNPFAWVQLGTAYEQMGDTPRAALATAERASMMGDTRTAIQSARYALANLTPNTSEWIRAQDIAMTSADAAASTKKKRRR; from the coding sequence ATGAAGCGACTGATCGCCGCCTTCACCGCCACGATCCTGCTCTGGGCGCAACCCGCCGCCGCGCAGTCGATCCTTCGCGATGCCGAGACCGAATCACTGTTCGCCGACATGTCCGCGCCGATGATCAAGGCCGCCGGCCTTTCCCCGCGCGACGTGAAGATCGTCTTGATCAACGACGATTCGATCAACGCCTTCGTGGCGGGCGGGCAGATCGTCTATGTCCATTCGGGGCTGCTTCAGGCGGCGGACAATGTGAACGAGGTGCAGGGCGTCGTCGCGCACGAGCTGGGCCATATCGCCGACGGCCATGTGATCCTGAGCGAACAGGCGATGAAGCCCGCGATGAAGATGCAGCTTCTGTCGATGGTGCTGGGCCTGGCCGCGGTCGCGATGGGCGGGGGCGCGGCAGGCATGGGCGTCATGGCGGCGGGGCAGCAGGCCGCGATGGGCCAGGTGCTGGCGTTCAGCCGCAACCAGGAATCGGCGGCGGACGCGGCGGGCGCCCGCTACCTCACCACATCGGGCGTGACCGGCAAGGGGATGCTCAGCTTCTTCAAGAAGTTGCAGAACCAGCAATATCGCTATGGTTACGTCAACATCGATCCCTTCGCGCAGACCCACCCGCTGTCGTCCACCCGTATCCAGGCGCTGACCGACGATCTGAAGGCCTCGCCCGCCTGGAACACGCCGGTCGATCCCAAATTGCAGGAACGCTTCCTGCGGGTGAAGGCCAAGCTGTTCGGCTATGTCTCGCCGCCCGAGACGACGCTTCAGAAATATCCCGACAGCGACCAGTCGGTCTATGCCCATTACGCCCGCGCCTATGCCTATCACAAGGCCGCCTATCCCGACAAAGCCGAGGCGGAGGCCGATGCGCTGATCGCCAAGGATCCCCATGACCCCTATTTCCAGGAAATCCAGGGGCAGATCCTGCTGGAATCGGGCAAGCCGCAAGAGGCGCTGGCCCCCTTGCGCGCCGCGACCATGGGATCGGGCCAGAACGCGCTGATCGCCACCACCTTCGGCCATGCGCTGATCGCGACCGAGGACAAGCGCAACCTGCCCGAGGCGGTGAAGGTGCTGAAGGTCGCGGTCCAGCGCGACGAGGACAATCCCTTCGCCTGGGTGCAGTTGGGCACTGCCTATGAACAGATGGGCGACACGCCGCGCGCCGCGCTCGCCACCGCCGAACGGGCGAGCATGATGGGTGACACGCGCACCGCCATCCAGAGCGCCCGCTATGCGCTCGCCAATCTCACCCCCAACACGTCCGAATGGATTCGGGCGCAGGATATCGCCATGACCTCTGCCGACGCCGCCGCCAGCACCAAGAAGAAGCGTCGCCGATGA
- a CDS encoding ribonuclease E/G: protein MTTRMLIDARHREETRVAVVKGNRIEEFDFESAERKQLKGNIYLAKVTRVEPSLQAAFVDYGGNRHGFLAFSEIHPDYYQIPKEDREALLREEAEHAAEEAALRAELDAEDDEDHDGEGYDDHADDHHDDEDGDAAPRPKKSTVNDDQVEALRQRRQNLRRRYKIQDVIHRRQVLLVQIVKEERGNKGAALTTYLSLAGRYCVLMPNTSHGGGISRKISNAADRKRLKSIMADMALPSTMGCIVRTAGLQRTKTEIKRDFDYLARLWDGIREKTLHSSAPALIYGDSDLIKRAIRDIYNREIEEVIVEGEEGYRQAKDFMRLLMPAHARRVKQYADAVPLFQRAHVEDQLAAMYNPVVQLKSGGYLVINPTEALVSIDINSGRSTREHNIEQTATATNLEAAQEIARQLRLRDMAGLVVIDFIDMDNNSNVRKVEKAMKEALKNDRARIQVGRISSFGLMEMSRQRLRTGVLEASTRPCPHCEGTGLVRTASSSGLSALRLIEDEAARGRGSILTLRASQEAAIYVLNRKRADIAEIEDRYGVTVEILPDREEEGARMTVEASGPPPAYAPKIDTLLPVEEDEDDLIDEVEEEEEEEVEEESTEAAAPREPREEGEGGGRKRRRRRRGRRNRGGAEDAVEGEEAESGEDAEPDETDEGEEDAAEPVEASEAEAGEPREGGRRRRGRRGRRGGRRQDGGAVEAGEASTEVDGDDDAVEAPLSIEEPIEAGDAAPVTTPLAVAEAEATDAPKTRRRPRARKAAPVVTEAVETPVEAPVAEPAAPLVEAEAEAPAKPKRVRKKAAPKAAAEPVAEEAAPVAEAEAEAPAKPKRVRKKPAPKAVAEPMTEEAPTVEAEPAPAAEPAEAEGSTSEAPRRGWWQRTFGA, encoded by the coding sequence ATGACCACGCGTATGCTGATCGACGCACGCCACCGGGAAGAAACCCGCGTGGCCGTCGTCAAGGGTAACCGGATCGAGGAATTCGACTTCGAATCGGCCGAGCGCAAGCAGCTCAAGGGCAATATCTACCTCGCCAAGGTGACCCGGGTCGAACCGTCGTTGCAGGCGGCGTTCGTCGATTACGGCGGCAACCGTCACGGCTTCCTGGCCTTTTCGGAAATCCACCCCGACTATTACCAGATCCCCAAGGAGGATCGCGAGGCCCTGCTCCGCGAAGAGGCCGAGCATGCCGCCGAAGAGGCCGCGCTGCGCGCCGAACTCGACGCCGAGGATGACGAGGATCATGACGGCGAAGGCTATGACGACCACGCCGACGACCATCACGACGACGAGGATGGCGACGCCGCCCCGCGCCCGAAGAAGTCGACCGTCAACGACGACCAGGTCGAGGCTCTGCGCCAGCGTCGCCAGAATCTGCGCCGTCGCTACAAGATCCAGGACGTCATCCATCGCCGCCAGGTGCTGCTGGTCCAGATCGTCAAGGAAGAGCGCGGCAACAAGGGCGCGGCGCTGACCACGTACCTGTCGCTGGCCGGCCGTTACTGCGTACTGATGCCCAACACGTCGCATGGCGGCGGGATCAGCCGGAAGATTTCCAACGCCGCCGATCGCAAGCGGTTGAAGTCGATCATGGCGGACATGGCCTTGCCCTCGACCATGGGCTGCATCGTCCGCACGGCGGGCCTTCAGCGCACCAAGACCGAGATCAAGCGCGACTTCGACTATCTGGCGCGCCTGTGGGACGGGATTCGCGAAAAGACGCTGCACTCCTCGGCCCCCGCACTGATCTATGGCGACAGCGATCTGATCAAGCGCGCGATCCGCGACATCTATAATCGCGAGATCGAGGAAGTGATCGTCGAGGGCGAGGAAGGCTATCGCCAGGCGAAGGACTTCATGCGGCTGCTCATGCCCGCCCATGCCCGCCGGGTGAAGCAATATGCCGATGCGGTCCCGCTGTTCCAGCGCGCGCATGTCGAGGACCAGCTTGCCGCGATGTACAATCCGGTCGTGCAGTTGAAGTCGGGCGGCTACCTCGTCATCAACCCGACCGAGGCTCTGGTGTCGATCGACATCAACTCGGGGAGGTCGACCCGCGAGCATAATATCGAGCAGACGGCGACCGCGACCAATCTGGAAGCCGCGCAGGAGATCGCGCGCCAGTTGCGTCTGCGCGACATGGCGGGCCTCGTCGTCATCGACTTCATCGACATGGACAACAACTCCAATGTCCGGAAGGTCGAGAAGGCGATGAAGGAGGCGTTGAAGAACGATCGCGCCCGCATCCAGGTCGGCCGTATCTCGTCCTTCGGGCTGATGGAAATGAGCCGCCAGCGGCTGCGCACCGGCGTGCTGGAGGCGAGCACCCGCCCCTGCCCGCATTGCGAGGGCACCGGCCTGGTCCGCACCGCCTCGTCGTCGGGCCTGTCGGCGCTGCGTCTGATCGAGGACGAGGCCGCGCGCGGTCGCGGCTCGATCCTGACGCTGCGTGCCAGCCAGGAAGCGGCCATCTATGTCCTCAACCGCAAGCGCGCCGATATCGCCGAGATCGAGGATCGCTATGGCGTGACGGTCGAAATCCTCCCGGACCGCGAGGAAGAGGGGGCGCGCATGACGGTCGAGGCCTCGGGCCCGCCGCCTGCCTATGCGCCCAAGATCGACACGCTCCTGCCCGTCGAGGAGGATGAGGACGATCTGATCGACGAGGTCGAGGAGGAAGAAGAGGAAGAGGTCGAGGAGGAATCGACCGAAGCCGCCGCGCCTCGCGAGCCGCGTGAAGAGGGCGAAGGCGGTGGCCGCAAGCGCCGTCGCCGTCGTCGTGGTCGTCGCAACCGTGGCGGGGCCGAGGACGCCGTAGAGGGCGAGGAGGCCGAGAGCGGCGAGGACGCCGAACCCGACGAGACAGACGAAGGCGAGGAAGACGCCGCCGAGCCGGTCGAGGCGAGTGAGGCCGAAGCGGGCGAACCCCGCGAAGGTGGCCGCCGTCGCCGTGGCCGTCGCGGTCGTCGTGGCGGTCGCCGCCAGGACGGTGGTGCGGTGGAAGCCGGTGAGGCTTCGACCGAGGTGGATGGCGACGATGACGCCGTCGAAGCCCCGCTGTCCATCGAGGAGCCGATCGAGGCGGGCGATGCCGCGCCGGTGACGACGCCGCTCGCGGTGGCCGAGGCGGAAGCGACCGACGCTCCCAAGACCCGCCGCCGCCCGCGCGCTCGCAAGGCCGCTCCGGTCGTGACCGAGGCGGTCGAGACGCCGGTGGAAGCTCCGGTGGCCGAGCCAGCCGCGCCGCTGGTCGAGGCCGAGGCGGAAGCCCCCGCCAAGCCCAAGCGCGTCCGCAAGAAGGCCGCGCCCAAGGCAGCCGCCGAGCCGGTCGCCGAAGAAGCCGCACCCGTGGCCGAAGCCGAAGCGGAAGCCCCGGCCAAGCCCAAGCGCGTCCGCAAGAAGCCCGCGCCCAAGGCAGTCGCCGAGCCGATGACGGAAGAAGCGCCCACGGTCGAGGCGGAACCCGCTCCGGCGGCCGAACCGGCGGAGGCAGAAGGCTCCACCAGCGAAGCCCCGCGCCGCGGCTGGTGGCAGCGCACCTTCGGCGCCTGA
- a CDS encoding N-acetylmuramoyl-L-alanine amidase translates to MAFRWTSGRRARHVRRVVLMLFAFLFGLLAPGGAWAATVQKIIVRGAQVIIRFDSPVKRARSVMLGEQRRVAIDVTGATPGAATIRDGAVRSLSQRRIAPGITRLTFELAQDAVIFDGGFDDDGRQLSLTLKPLNKGFTQASFAGGLDFFPFHFQRKPAYTLTVPVPSPSRNLPLPRVRGADNRPLVVIDAGHGGVDPGAINPQTGLREKDLTLAIAKAIRDTLVASGRVRAALTREDDRYILHRERYGIARRLHADLFISIHCDSAGAGEARGATAYTLSDVASDKEAARLAARENKADVIAGVDLGGNSDVSSILIDLTQRETMNASASFARLLGREAKPLIPVKPTFHRMASLMVLKAPDMPSILFETGYISNMQDAAFLDSKDGQDRIAKAVLQAVEVHFARRMAAR, encoded by the coding sequence ATGGCTTTTCGCTGGACCAGCGGCAGGCGGGCGCGGCATGTACGCCGGGTCGTGTTGATGCTGTTCGCTTTTCTGTTCGGGCTCCTCGCGCCTGGCGGCGCCTGGGCCGCCACGGTTCAGAAGATCATCGTGCGCGGCGCGCAGGTGATCATCCGATTCGATTCGCCGGTGAAGCGCGCGCGCAGTGTCATGCTGGGCGAGCAGCGTCGCGTGGCGATCGACGTGACCGGCGCGACGCCCGGCGCGGCGACGATCCGCGACGGCGCGGTGCGCAGCCTGAGCCAGCGCCGAATCGCACCCGGCATCACCCGCCTGACCTTCGAACTGGCGCAGGATGCGGTGATCTTCGACGGCGGGTTCGACGATGACGGACGGCAATTGTCGCTGACGCTCAAGCCGCTGAACAAGGGCTTCACCCAGGCGAGTTTCGCGGGCGGGCTCGACTTCTTCCCGTTCCATTTCCAGCGCAAGCCCGCCTACACCCTGACCGTCCCGGTGCCGAGCCCGTCGCGCAACCTGCCCCTGCCGCGCGTGCGGGGCGCGGACAATCGCCCGCTGGTGGTGATCGATGCGGGGCATGGCGGGGTCGATCCCGGCGCGATCAACCCGCAGACCGGCCTGCGCGAAAAGGACCTGACGCTCGCCATCGCCAAGGCGATTCGCGACACGCTGGTCGCCAGCGGGCGGGTCCGCGCCGCGCTGACCCGCGAGGACGACCGCTATATTCTCCACCGCGAGCGTTACGGCATCGCGCGGCGGCTCCATGCCGACCTGTTCATCTCGATCCATTGCGACAGCGCGGGCGCGGGCGAGGCGCGCGGGGCCACCGCCTATACCCTGTCCGACGTCGCCTCCGACAAGGAAGCCGCGCGGCTGGCCGCGCGCGAGAACAAGGCGGACGTGATCGCGGGCGTCGACCTGGGCGGGAACAGCGACGTCTCCTCGATCCTGATCGACCTGACCCAGCGCGAGACGATGAACGCCTCGGCCAGCTTCGCCCGTCTGCTGGGCCGTGAGGCGAAGCCGCTGATCCCGGTCAAGCCGACCTTCCACCGCATGGCCTCGCTGATGGTGCTGAAGGCCCCCGACATGCCGTCGATCCTGTTCGAGACGGGCTATATCTCGAACATGCAGGACGCGGCGTTCCTCGACAGCAAGGACGGACAGGACCGGATAGCCAAGGCGGTATTGCAGGCCGTGGAGGTGCACTTCGCGCGGCGGATGGCGGCGCGGTAG
- a CDS encoding rhodanese-related sulfurtransferase encodes MIRVCALYRFAPFPDPVALREPLLTVAEANGIRGTLLLAGEGINGTIAGSHDGVEAVLDHIRTLPGCADLDYKDSTAETMPFHRMKVRVKREIVSMGVEGIDPTREVGTYVSGEEWNALIADPDTLLIDTRNDYEVAIGTFDGAVDPGTKSFRDFPAWFREHRDELMAGKSKVAMFCTGGIRCEKATAFLKAEGVEDVFHLDGGILKYLETMPEAESRWNGECFVFDARVAVGHGLAQGSHGLCHGCRMPVGPEDMASPLYVEGVSCPACHGTRDAERLAAYAERHRQEALAAARGVAHVGARYDTPGAPGDEPLRP; translated from the coding sequence ATGATCCGCGTCTGTGCCCTTTACCGTTTCGCGCCTTTCCCCGACCCCGTCGCGCTCCGCGAACCGCTTCTCACCGTCGCCGAGGCGAACGGCATTCGTGGGACACTCCTTCTCGCGGGCGAGGGGATCAACGGGACGATCGCGGGGAGCCATGACGGGGTCGAGGCGGTACTGGACCATATTCGCACGCTGCCCGGTTGCGCCGATCTCGACTATAAGGACTCGACCGCCGAGACGATGCCCTTCCACCGGATGAAAGTGCGGGTAAAGCGGGAGATCGTGTCGATGGGCGTGGAGGGCATCGATCCGACCCGCGAGGTCGGCACCTATGTCTCGGGCGAGGAATGGAACGCGCTGATCGCCGACCCGGATACGCTGTTGATCGACACGCGCAACGATTATGAGGTGGCGATCGGCACGTTCGACGGGGCGGTCGATCCGGGGACGAAGAGTTTCCGCGACTTCCCCGCCTGGTTCCGCGAACATCGCGACGAACTGATGGCGGGCAAGTCGAAGGTCGCGATGTTCTGCACCGGCGGCATACGCTGCGAAAAGGCGACCGCGTTCCTGAAGGCCGAGGGGGTGGAGGATGTCTTCCACCTCGACGGCGGCATATTGAAATATCTGGAGACGATGCCCGAGGCGGAGAGCCGCTGGAACGGCGAGTGCTTCGTCTTCGATGCGCGTGTCGCGGTCGGGCATGGGCTGGCGCAGGGCAGTCACGGGCTGTGCCATGGCTGCCGGATGCCGGTCGGGCCCGAGGACATGGCCTCGCCGCTCTATGTCGAGGGGGTGAGTTGCCCCGCCTGCCACGGCACGCGCGACGCGGAGCGGCTGGCGGCCTATGCCGAGCGGCACCGGCAGGAGGCGCTGGCGGCGGCGCGCGGGGTCGCGCATGTCGGCGCGCGTTATGACACGCCGGGCGCGCCGGGCGACGAACCGCTCCGCCCCTGA